The following are encoded in a window of Phaseolus vulgaris cultivar G19833 chromosome 3, P. vulgaris v2.0, whole genome shotgun sequence genomic DNA:
- the LOC137807573 gene encoding vesicle-associated membrane protein 711-like yields the protein MGILYGMVARGQIVLAEFSATQSNASVVAKQILNKMNLGDNNNNDSNVSFSHDRYVFHVKRTDGLTVLCMADDAFGRMVPFAFLEDIHKKFVKTYGRAILSSPAYAMNDEFSRILSQQMDYYSNDPNADRLNRLKGEMTQVRTVMVDNIEKVLERGGRLELLVEKTSAMNNNTLRFKRQSRRYKNNLWWSNIRLTVALIIVFVIVSYIILAFLCRGLLLTNCLR from the exons ATGGGGATTTTGTATGGAATGGTGGCAAGGGGACAGATTGTTCTGGCTGAGTTCAGCGCCACCCAGAGTAATGCTAGTGTCGTAGCCAAACAGATACTCAACAAGATGAACCTAGGGGATAATAACAACAACGACAGCAATGTTTCTTTTTCCCATGATCGCTATGTTTTTCATGTCAAGAGGACAGATGGCCTCACGGTTCTTTGCATGGCTGATGATGCATTTGGAA GAATGGTCCCTTTTGCATTTCTTGAagatattcataaaaaatttgtGAAGACATATGGGCGTGCGATTCTTTCATCTCCTGCCTACGCCATGAATGATGAGTTCTCAAGGATCTTGAGCCAGCAGATGGACTATTACTCCAATGACCCAAATGCTGATAGATTGAACCGTCTCAAAGGTGAAATGACTCAG GTGAGAACTGTGATGGTGGACAACATTGAAAAAGTATTGGAGAGAGGTGGGAGGTTGGAACTGTTGGTAGAGAAAACTTCAGCAATGAATAACAATACGCTTCGTTTCAAAAGGCAGTCCCGTCGTTATAAAAATAACTTGTGGTGGAGTAACATTAGGTTAAC GGTTGCACTTATTATAGTGTTCGTCATTGTATCTTACATTATACTCGCCTTCCTCTGCCGTGGTCTCTTGTTGACTAATTGCTTGAGATAA